Genomic segment of Glandiceps talaboti chromosome 17, keGlaTala1.1, whole genome shotgun sequence:
GACACCACCAAGTGAACACAGCGACCATGCTATAGCGAACTTTTTCAAGAATCACTACGGACCGTTCATTACAAAAATCCCTATGAAGATTGTTACGATTCTGTTATTTGCTGGTTACCTAGGAGTCGCTGTCTGGGGATGCTTACAACTCCAGGAGGGAATCCGATTAAAAAATCTCGCCAATGATGATTCATATGCAGTTGAATTTTATGACTTGGAAGACGAGTATTTTAAAGTTTACGGTCCGGCCGTTGCCATAGTTATTGATGAAAAAATAGACTACTCAGATTCTAAAGTTCAAGACGAAATTGAGAAAATCACCCAAGATTTTGAGACGAATGACTATTTCCATGACAATTCTGACGTCACTCAGTCATGGCTGAGAACGTTTCTGAAGTTCATGGCAGATAACAGTATGACATACACCGATGAAGAATCATTCATCTTAAACTTGAGGGATCATTTTCTTCCTGCAGTAAATCCTTACAAGATCGACATCAATTTCAACAACGATAATACAAGCATTGAATCTTCGCGATTGTATGTCTTTTCTAAGGACATGAACACAGCCAACCGAGAACGACAAATGATGATCGACGCCCGACGTATCGTTGAAAAATCTAACTTTACGATGTTTACCTTCCACCCAGCCTTCATATTCTACGAACAATACATCGCCGTTCTTCCCAACACATTACAAAACATTGGTATCGCTGCTGCCGCTATGTTTTTAGTTTCTTTGATTTTAATTCCTCACCCAATCTGTTCGATTTACGTCACATTTGCCATAGCAACGATTTCGGTCGGTGTTGTCGGTTTTATGACATTATGGGATGTCCGATTAGACTCGATTTCTATGATAAACATCATTATTTGTATTGGATTCAGTGTAGACTTCTCAGCACACATCACCTACGCTTTCGTCATCGCACCATATAAATCACGCAATCGTCGAGCAGTAGATGCCCTGTATTCACTCGGTTGGCCGATATTGGAAGGAGCGCTGTCAACTATTCTAGGCGTTGTCATTCTATCAACTTCGGAGTCCTACATCTTTCGGACATTTTTCAAAACCATGTTTCTGGTCATTCTTTTCGGGGCTGTCCACGGATTGTTATTTTTACCCGTGATTTTAACTCTAGTTGGCCCTTGCGGCACAGCGAAGGAGCCTGTAGAAGATGACACGAAAGTACCAATCACTGAAGACTTTAAACGCGAACGACCAATGAGTGCGTTCTATCACAGACCGGCTTCAGTTTTTGGTTTTGACAATCTGGGTTTAATGAACGGACATGCTGCAAACCCAACACTACAGCCAATCCCAGACGATGAAACAGAGGGCGAAAATCCGTTAATGACTCCCAGTATGAACACCTGGTTGACTGAAGTCTGTTCTCGCTACTGGAGAAATGGACGTCGTGCTGAACCACCACCAAATCCTCATTTAAACGGAACAGCTGGTATTGGAAACACACGACCAGTGTCTGTAGAGTCTGAATTCAGTTCGCAGCTTCAGAGAAGGGCGACATCTGGGATAGTGATGCGACCTCTGCCAGGGCACACCAGGATACCAGGAGATAGACCTATGAGTTATTTTCAATAGAATTGTCGTCAACTCTCATATGGCAGTCAATTAATCAAGTATCGTGAAAACACCGTTTTGGCATTGGCTAATTTCTCATTTACATAATCAAAAATTAAaatctttcatattttattaaacATTGGGATGTTTATGAGTACTGACAAGAGAGGTGAAGCTATTATAggataataatatttattcccaGAATTATGAAATTGTAAACTTATGTTATCCACCGTCTTACAAGTTTATGAAAACGAATACTAATGTTTctgttgtgtgtatgtatgtttgtgtgtatgtatgtataatgtatgtatgtatgtatgtatgtatgtatgtatgtatgtatggatggatggatggatggatggatggatgtatgtatgtatgtatgtatgtatgtatgtgtatgtatgtatgaatgtatgtatgtgtgtatgtatgtatgtatgtatgtatgtgtgtgtatgtatgtatgtatgtatgtgtgtgtgtgtatgtatgtatgtatgtatgtatgtatgtatgtatgtgtgtgtgtatttttgtgCTTGTTTTAGTTTAACATGATCATTATTTTCAATCATATATCTATGATTAATATATCTCCATACTCAAGGTTATCCCTTTACTAAGTGTAAACGCAGAGATAACATTTATTCAGTAATCGGTTGTCATTTAACAAAGTTATGAAATTGCttcaaatgttatttattttagatgTTTGTACTTTTATAACGAAACATATCAGTATCACCAGAAAATTGGTCAAGACTTTTACATGGATGTTGTAATAATTCACGTAGCACTGACAGGCATACAAACACGAACTTAACGTTACAATACAGGACAAGTTCATTACATCATGCACAAGccataaatattgaatatataccatggttgttctacgtcacgacaacacgcGTCAACGTCACAACAATCCGTGTCtgcgtcactggttctgctgtgttcaaaatatgagtcaaaacgttcagaATTGCAATTAATGTCTTCGATTTTGTTCCATATTAccggcgctggtataattatgttattctccaacatttttcttcattcagccagaaaatacctGTGACCTAATAAGGGCTTTGTCACTATTCgtctcgtctagcgactcgtagtgacaaaggctctttaggttactcgtattttccttggctgaacttGACGTagaacaaaatattgtaaaataacatctaaataatTTGTATGACATTCATTTCTTTGCTTTGATTGACATTTTATGTCATAAACAGGAAATTAATGTAGGTGTACACGTTCAAGGAGGGTGATGAAGTGTAGTACACTTATAGTCAATCGTGATTGGTGGAATACGATCTTCACCAAAATTTGCCAAACGTCACCAACTTACACTAAAAGACtaacaaattgtaaatgtaattgtaaatataacaaattCATTGAATTTTgcattaaatataatattttgttactGCACACTAGATGTACTGCTGTATTTGTGATAACTGAGAATCACGCCATATAACCACACAGACAGTTATAGCGTTGTCAACTTCACACAGATATGCCCAATTCCAATCTGAGTAAAATGTGATGTAGTGCATACAGCTCGATTTCGTTACTTAACTCTAGTTTCTTCGTCTGTTGTCGTCTGTTTGAATTCTGTTGTACCGAGAGTGGGCGTCTCCTTCCTAGGGGCGGTGACATTGACCAAAACGTGGACATGTAATAGAGTGGACAATATTCAAGCAAAAACCGAGGGTAATTCTAATAGTGAAGAAATGGCCACCCACTAAcataagattttaatcagattggcgaCTGGCCCAAACCAACAAAATCGATCCCCAATCAATAGAATCTACAGACTTGAATGAGCTGATCTGCTTCACTGCATCTACAATTAAGATGAATATTTAACCCCTAGGTTATAGTGCCAATATTTCATTCGTCCAAACAATGAATATCTGGAACCTATTTCAGTGGCTACGTCTACGTTAAAGGAGATTAAGTCATAGCAGTggatatatataatgtaaataaaagaTTAGCTTACCCGCTTTATATAAAGTGTACGATGGCGTGCAAGCCTCCCACCACCGTCGTTAAATATTCCAATAAACGACTGCATATATTAGAATGTAAAATGTGATACTAACTCGATAGTCATTGTGTAATAAATCACTGTATGATTACGAAAATAACGTCTCAAGTTTGTCACGTGACCGCGAGTGCAACCTTTGAATCCTCGTCTTCTAGAGCCAAACAAAAAATCTCTAATCAAATTTACTTAGTTGGTATGAAAAATGTCCTTTTTGTTGTGATTTATGCTACAATTGTCGTGGTTCTCACTTCGACATACTCACAGCCGTCCACTTTGCATCGATGAAGTTGCATGTAGTTTGCAGAATTCTGGATACATTCACATTCGTCAACTTTGTCACAGGAAAGCATATTTGACCGTAAAACCAAGATTTGCCAACGTTATTCTGACTAGTTTGCGTGTGAAAGATGGCGGACAGCTCTAACTTGGTGAGTATactaatttctttctttcttacaCCAGGACACAATTAAATTGGAAACGGTTGTTGTACTGCCACGTTATAATTTGCCACCATGTAGGGGTTCATGACGTCATTGTAGAGGTTACTTTGACGTGGTCATCAGATTTTGCAGTTTCAGGGGGCGTGTTGTGTCGAGATTCCAATAGGGGGTTTTGGATACATTTTCCCGTGAAAACCATAACGACACGAATACTATAAGTTGAAAAAATGACCGTGTTTCCAATTCATACCCTCAAGAAATATGGCAGTTAAGTCtgaatttttgtttttgaaaaatattgattcGACCCAAAGAAACGAGTTGTCGATCAGAATACAAATTTCGATTAGTTTGATGAATATGCACAGGCATCActaaagaaagaaaacagaaagtcaagaagacaaagaagtGCTCATCTTTACACTTATTGTCTTCAGTGATATTCAGCACAGATTATATGGCACAGAGGTATATTTAAATAACATGGAAAGCAAATTGCGACACGAGTCGTGAAACTCTCTGAAGACAGTGATTTTCTGACATTAGcaattcattttcatcaaattgtGACAATTCTATGGAGTAGGTACTTGAAGTgaaatcaatatcaaaataaattattgagttgagtagtagtagtagtttatttcaaatgctaaggcGCCAGCCCAtcgcacaaaacattttacataacag
This window contains:
- the LOC144448497 gene encoding patched domain-containing protein 3-like; the protein is MGCDCQYDCVEKRLSALFHRYGRFIGRHPVPFLIMPLLVAAGLAAGMVFFNQNTDVEYLFTPEGSQAMKDRDRAEELFPLNDDDEFDAVRQNTLGRYGRLIVTAKVGGNVLRENTLHEVMVVHDFVTKINITDDGKVYTYGDLCGKWDGTCNQNAILDLYNYNASTVNDLNVTFPLHTSSIRQDFIGSGLGGVTLYDDEETIKSVDAIQLFYFLKINTNAKERRSKAWELKFLDEMAKYDSENINIAYFTSQTQELELAESSLSVIPLFSITFTVLITFSIICCVMADWVRSKPWLGQLGVLSAGLAVISSLGLCSYCGLPFINVVASMPFLILGIGVDDMFIMIAAWRRTSPRLSVEQRMGEAYSEAAMSITITSITDFLAFGVGAITYFPSVRIFCIYTGVAVLFDYAYQITFFGACMTFMGRREAANRHCMTCMKVRPKEEIESSGYRIFCAGGSSEKTPPSEHSDHAIANFFKNHYGPFITKIPMKIVTILLFAGYLGVAVWGCLQLQEGIRLKNLANDDSYAVEFYDLEDEYFKVYGPAVAIVIDEKIDYSDSKVQDEIEKITQDFETNDYFHDNSDVTQSWLRTFLKFMADNSMTYTDEESFILNLRDHFLPAVNPYKIDINFNNDNTSIESSRLYVFSKDMNTANRERQMMIDARRIVEKSNFTMFTFHPAFIFYEQYIAVLPNTLQNIGIAAAAMFLVSLILIPHPICSIYVTFAIATISVGVVGFMTLWDVRLDSISMINIIICIGFSVDFSAHITYAFVIAPYKSRNRRAVDALYSLGWPILEGALSTILGVVILSTSESYIFRTFFKTMFLVILFGAVHGLLFLPVILTLVGPCGTAKEPVEDDTKVPITEDFKRERPMSAFYHRPASVFGFDNLGLMNGHAANPTLQPIPDDETEGENPLMTPSMNTWLTEVCSRYWRNGRRAEPPPNPHLNGTAGIGNTRPVSVESEFSSQLQRRATSGIVMRPLPGHTRIPGDRPMSYFQ